The following proteins are encoded in a genomic region of Rhodoferax aquaticus:
- a CDS encoding LysR family transcriptional regulator, which yields MQVKSRAALGQLSDMDIRLLRVFKSVVECGGMAAAELELNIGTSTVSRHVKDLETRLGLTLCRRGRAGFSLTTEGEQIYRETLRLLAGADAFRASVDEIHRRMGGELHIAVFDKTASNPAAHIGDAIAKFAALAPDVGLHLHVAPINTIERGVIDGQFQVGVIPGHRSSETLIYEPLFDETMLLYCGAQHALFGAKAKAKAAAMGWDDLRAHHFAGLGYHSPNMDLSQQVRLPRKATGYDQESIATLILSGQYLGFLPDHYAEAFVRTGQMRALNPAVLNYACSFFGIVRRSPQASRVTRAFLSCLAEAHAAEQAKQNGC from the coding sequence ATGCAAGTAAAAAGCCGAGCCGCCTTAGGCCAGTTGAGCGATATGGACATACGCCTCTTGCGCGTGTTCAAAAGCGTGGTGGAGTGCGGCGGCATGGCGGCGGCGGAGCTGGAGCTCAATATCGGCACCTCTACGGTGAGCCGCCATGTCAAAGACTTGGAGACCCGCTTGGGCTTGACCTTGTGCCGCCGTGGGCGTGCTGGGTTTTCACTGACCACCGAGGGCGAGCAGATTTACCGCGAGACCTTGCGTTTGCTCGCCGGGGCCGATGCCTTTCGTGCCAGTGTGGACGAGATCCACCGCCGCATGGGGGGCGAGTTGCATATTGCCGTGTTTGACAAAACCGCCAGCAACCCAGCCGCGCATATTGGCGACGCCATTGCCAAGTTTGCGGCACTGGCACCGGATGTGGGTTTGCACCTGCATGTGGCGCCCATCAACACCATTGAGCGCGGCGTGATCGACGGGCAGTTCCAAGTGGGCGTCATCCCGGGCCACCGCAGCTCGGAAACGCTGATTTACGAGCCCTTGTTTGACGAGACCATGCTGCTGTACTGCGGTGCCCAGCACGCGCTGTTTGGTGCAAAAGCCAAAGCCAAGGCTGCGGCCATGGGCTGGGACGACCTGCGCGCCCACCATTTCGCGGGGCTGGGCTACCACTCGCCCAATATGGACTTGAGCCAACAAGTGCGCCTGCCACGCAAAGCCACGGGCTACGACCAAGAGTCCATTGCTACGCTGATTTTGTCGGGCCAGTACCTGGGTTTTTTGCCCGACCATTACGCAGAAGCTTTTGTGCGCACAGGGCAAATGCGGGCCTTGAACCCAGCCGTGTTGAACTACGCCTGCAGCTTCTTCGGCATTGTGCGGCGCTCGCCCCAGGCATCGCGGGTGACACGGGCGTTTTTGTCGTGCTTGGCAGAGGCCCATGCCGCTGAGCAAGCCAAGCAAAACGGGTGCTAG